From Cucurbita pepo subsp. pepo cultivar mu-cu-16 unplaced genomic scaffold, ASM280686v2 Cp4.1_scaffold000383, whole genome shotgun sequence:
NNNNNNNNNNNNNNNNNNNNNNNNNNNNNNNNNNNNNNNNNNNNNNNNNNNNNNNNNNNNNNNNNNNNNNNNNNNNNNNNNNNNNNNNNNNNNNNNNNNNNNNNNNNNNNNNNNNNNNNNNNNNNNNNNNNNNNNNNNNNNNNNNNNNNNNNNNNNNNNNNNNNNNNNNNNNNNNNNNNNNNNNNNNNNNNNNNNNNNNNNNNNNNNNNNNNNNNNNNNNNNNNNNNNNNNNNNNNNNNNNNNNNNNNNNNNNNNNNNNNNNNNNNNNNNNNNNNNNNNNcaaaatacaaaatcacaaaatatttattaagtttgaatttgatacTTTTTATTGTAGTATGTATTAATGTCTtagagatttttatttaaccgAACATGAGTAGGAATAAGAGAGGGAGTAGAAACAGATTTCTTATTATGGGATATATGGGGCTAGGCGACAGGGATTATATTAGGTGGGTATGGGTATAGCGAAGGGTTCCTCGTTTCTGTCCCACCTTATTGATATTCTAGACTTAGAAATATAGAACGAGTGATGATactcttatatatataactaaaataaGCCATATTACAATCAAATACGCTTATGTATATAACTAAAATAAGCCATATTACAATCAAATACGCCGAAAAGGGTAGAAGAATATAACATGATTCTTCTTAAATACTATCCAAAGtctattttatttggttgTATAAAACTAAATAGTAGGCCTACTTAAcatttaatatcatatcaatagttgctatttataatatatatatctaaaatttCACAGCAATATACTTCTacaattatgttattttaaaaatgatttaatgaAGACCTGATTaagattattttgtttaatattaaaagaaattttgtttcaattttcaaatatactTGTTTAGAAAAGTGAcaaataatactaaaaaataaaaataaaaataatacaataataCAATAATGGATAACTGCATTTATTTCAGTGAGGAAAACATCGCTTTCCTTCAAATGGGTTTCAGAGTTACCCTAATGCTACGGCCACTTCCTCTTTTGACTCCCAACtttatcaataattaaaaccaaaattaaatcacagatttaattttttttattatgtttttatccaattaattaattaagtaaacAGTAAATGTCAACCTAACTAATGTATTTTGAATGggtaattaaatagaaatacccaaaaagcataaaaaagaatatttgtaatcaatttatttaaaataaataaataaagtaacaCTGAGTGGTTTGGTTGTCTTCCTCTCCTTCATGCCCTCGTTTATGGGTAAGTTTGACTGTAGCAGTGACTTAGCCGTCGTTTCATCACCGACGCCACTTGTAATTACACGTGGAGCTGTCTAATTGGGCCGTTTTTTCTTCCACATTGACTGTCACTTTTCATGATTTATAACCAACATCAGGCCATCTTATATGTAATTACAATCATCGCTGaatcatattaaaataataacattgtTAAGAGATACGTTGATTGATAATAAAAGTAATTCATTATGACATCATGAGGTTCTCATCCACCACATCCTTCTCCAATCCAATAGCCAAAGGAAGATGTTGGATGCAAATACAATAACAATCATATGCTTGTTGGTTTAAAATGACAGGAAAAGGGTAGAGATGAGTGTACCTTGAATGATGAAATCCCGACCGAAAAACCCCAGATAATCGGTATTCTGCATTCGAgcggtttctttcttttgtgtaTGAATGTGTGAAGCTGACACTGGTGGCTAATCTTTCCAGCTCTCCTTATTCAACCGTCGTGAGGCGAGGCCCATCGACGAACGACTTGGAGTAACAGGCAGGGAAGGTTTGTGTGGTGTGTCATCATCCCAATTGTCATCCCAACTGTTTTCCCATCCGTCGTTATTGTCAGCAACGGATTTACCTCCAATGGAAATAGGGAGCTCCATGTCCAGCCTTTGGTATTTAGAGTTGCTACTTGCAAAACTTTTACGACGAATGCTAATGAACACTGAAGCAGCTGCAAATGTCAGAATTATAGCAAAAGCTGAAAATGCAATAATAGGTGGCTTTGCCAGGTAGCTGAACCGTGAGGACTTGGGAAGATTATCAGAATCTTTGGCAATATTGAGTTCAACAAGATCCCTAAAATCAAGACTACAACGGCCGCTACCTGCAGTCAGAATGATCGCCTTTCCATCTCCACCATTGCTGACTGAAACTTTTACCTACATAATTTGATTACTTGGATGTGTAGATTAAGATGAAACTCTAGCACATATATCCTACAATTAGCTAAACAAATTATACAAGAATCTAAACTATGTACTTTGAAGACATTATGTAACATGATCAACGAAATAGATGTGATCACTTATTGGATTCAAATATGGGGATAATTTGTCGACTATTTATTCGATGTTAGCTGGATTGTCAGAGAAGCATAAGACCAGTCTgacataaaaaaatgtatacaaAGTTCTGGTTATTCTGACCGACGGGGTAACTGGTGCAAGAGGCAAACCAAGTTATCATTATCTTCTTTAATGTGTCAGAGATAATAGAAGAGTCTTGTACAAAGTTCTTTAATGTCATTTTCAACGAAAGTGTAGTACAAAGAATTTTCACCATGTCTTCTTCCCCTCAAATTACTATATGTCCTGCGCATAATTCACTCATAAGCTTGTCTCGCAGTTTAGCCAATGTTCTAAGGTTAAGTGCCCTACCCACAATTACAATGCCTGGATTGGAGAGATAGCTTGGTATTTTGGAAGTTCAGATACAAGAACGATCATCACAATACCTAATGTTAATGTCCTTGGGAGCTTAGGGAGGATGTCTTATCATCCGTCTTTTTTGGAAGACATGATCGGGGGTTGGTTAGTCGTTAatcttttcattaaataacAATCATCTAACTTAAACAGCTAATTATTTAAGGTTTAGTTTTCTTAAGCATCAAATGTAAGGGTCAAATAcctttttatcttctttctcttgaAGTTGAACTTCACTCTGCTCCAGATGAACAAAATCGGGCGCAGAAATTTTCACAGTAAGAGGACCTGTTCCCTTGTTCTGGATTAGCAACGAAAGTTGAGGAGATTCTGCAACATTGTGTTCgaaaatatacatttataaATAGATATGATTCATAATCTAAGATCTTTACTGTGATGGAGAGCACTAAGAAAAGGCAAATACAGCTGCAAGATGTTAGGTTCATGGATAGTAAGAATATGTAAATTTCAATATGTAGCAAGCCCATTATTTTATCCCTAAAAGTCCAAAACCAATATTCTTAACATACATTTAGGGTTCACTACACAGAAACCCCAATCATTTAGAGATCAGATTTGATATTGCCCTAGATATCAATTGGTTGCTGCACATTCATTGTGGGTACCCAGATGCCAATTAGTTGAAGGAAAC
This genomic window contains:
- the LOC111785146 gene encoding uncharacterized protein LOC111785146, yielding MKTLFRISVGFFLALLIFYCSFVDSKVEETANSSLDSKTVNKVNDASKDTGSNKVLNSISAGKEKKDEHQVSVSNGGVKSSGDKIKKDPESETTSEEGANKVKSDGGLVEKGKNKGEKEKGKPVDNSASKEASKNSEKDGNLVTSALKTKDGSSGEDCGSSNKCTDEGNKLVACLRVPGNESPQLSLLIQNKGTGPLTVKISAPDFVHLEQSEVQLQEKEDKKVKVSVSNGGDGKAIILTAGSGRCSLDFRDLVELNIAKDSDNLPKSSRFSYLAKPPIIAFSAFAIILTFAAASVFISIRRKSFASSNSKYQRLDMELPISIGGKSVADNNDGWENSWDDNWDDDTPHKPSLPVTPSRSSMGLASRRLNKESWKD